The following coding sequences are from one Venturia canescens isolate UGA chromosome 5, ASM1945775v1, whole genome shotgun sequence window:
- the LOC122411471 gene encoding WD and tetratricopeptide repeats protein 1-like isoform X2 has product MEKHTLDNDVAQFSFAFIQHLPTKMDTYFGCKPPIPKLIDLVREREIRESTARILTSKRNVTRDLVYRLGLERELEGHQGCVNCLDWSDTGEILASASDDMHIFLWNPFLHKKICSFNTGHSGNIFSVNFMPKSNNNIVASGAADSKVKVFNLTLSEVLHACSCHGDRVKRLATAENTPHLFWSAAEDGLVLQHDLRAPHTCSADDKAILIDLIAHIGRDAEAKCVAVNPMRSELVAVGANDPYIRMYDRRMIKVSQPTVEIFATSDTAPADPRMREKGHSDENIPFDCAQYFISGHLLCRPVNNLRTYAATYVKFSQDGNELLVNMGNEQVYLFDLINARYNKLLYIPRLDPSGSVDDSAHIKQLLRSSLYGTVSDNTKDYPALNVKDLPQHAEELKLEANNKFQTKNYLAAINLYNKALEYCPTASVLYGNRAAALMKRHWDGDDYAALRDCQTTLLLDPEHVKAHFRLSRCFLELHRPDEAWRVVIDFITKFPDYSSNSALRALKKDIVNAIEANKQGSSYAHGQTLSMYETAWRLRTIDYKFRYCGHSNTTTDIKEANFFGSDGQYIIAGSDDANIFIWDRYTTNIVKIIAGDSRIVNCIQPHPSACLLATSGIDPVIRLWSPLPEDDKPNVRIVSDPDGAARMNQIRMYSDPIALMMMNISNNAARESSQLYEEESEAEDQNDPLYFHR; this is encoded by the exons ATGGAGAAACACACACTTGACAACGACGTTGCGCAATTCTCTTTTGCTTTTATCCAGCATTTACCCACG AAGATGGACACGTATTTTGGCTGCAAACCTCCGATACCAAAATTGATAGATCTGGTCAGAGAAAGGGAAATCAGG GAATCAACTGCTCGAATTTTGACCTCAAAAAGAAACGTCACACGGGATCTTGTTTATCGTTTAGGTCTGGAAAGAGAATTGGAGGGGCATCAAGGATGCGTCAATTGTTTAGATTGGAGCGATACAGGAGA GATTCTTGCTTCTGCTTCGGATGACATGcatatttttttgtggaaTCCTTTTTTACACAAGAAAATATGCTCATTCAACACTGGTCACAGCGGAAATATATTCTCCGTAAAC TTCATGCCAAAATCGAACAACAATATTGTGGCTTCGGGAGCTGCTGATTCAAAAGTGAAGGTGTTCAATTTAACACTCTCCGAGGTTTTGCATGCTTGTTCGTGTCACGGGGATCGTGTAAAGAGATTAGCAACGGCAGAAAATACGCCTCATTTGTTTTGGAGCGCGGCGGAAGACGGCCTTGTGCTTCAGCACGATTTACGTGCCCCGCATACGTGCTCCGCTGACGATAAAGCGATACTCATCGATTTAATAGCTCATATAGGACGCGACGCTGAAGCTAAGTGTGTCGCGGTCAATCCTATGCGATCGGAACTTGTAGCTGTCGGCGCTAATGATCCTTACATCAGAATGTACGATCGTAGAATGATCAAAGTCAGCCAG CCCACAGTTGAGATATTTGCAACCAGCGATACCGCTCCCGCGGATCCGAGAATGCGCGAAAAAGGCCATTCGGATGAAAATATCCCGTTCGATTGCGCCCAGTATTTCATTTCGG GTCATCTCCTTTGCAGACCTGTGAATAACTTGAGAACCTATGCAGCTACTTACGTCAAGTTTTCTCAGGATGGAAACGAACTTCTTGTCAATATGGGAAACGAACAGGTTTATTTATTCGACCTAATCAATGCCAGGTACAACAAACTTTTGTACATACCACGTTTGGATCCCTCCGGTTCAGTAGACG ATAGTGCCCATATAAAACAACTGCTGCGGAGCTCGTTGTATGGTACAGTCTCTGACAACACCAAGGATTATCCTGCTCTTAATGTCAAAGATTTGCCTCAACACGCGGAGGAGCTCAAACTTGAA GCGAATAACAAATTCCAAACGAAAAATTATCTGGCTGCGATTAATCTGTACAACAAAGCTCTTGAATATTGTCCAACAGCATCGGTGCTTTATGGCAACAGAGCTGCAGCTTTGATGAAAAGACATTG GGACGGTGACGATTATGCAGCACTCCGAGATTGTCAAACGACGCTGCTTCTCGATCCTGAACACGTCAAGGCTCACTTCAG ATTATCTCGATGTTTTCTCGAACTGCATCGTCCGGACGAGGCGTGGAGAGTGGTGATTGAttttatcaccaaatttcccGACTACTCCTCAAATTCTGCGCTACGCGCTCTCAAGAAGGACATTGTGAATGCGATTGAAGCCA ATAAGCAAGGTTCAAGTTATGCTCATGGACAAACATTGTCGATGTACGAGACTGCCTGGAGATTACGAACGATCGATTATAAATTTAGATATTGTGGTCACAGCAACACAACGACCGATATCAAAGAAGCCAATTTTTTCGGCAG cGATGGACAGTACATAATAGCAGGTTCGGACGACgctaatattttcatttgggaTCGTTATACGACCAATATAGTGAAAATAATAGCCGGTGATTCAAGGATCGTTAATTGCATCCAGCCCCATCCATCAGCCTGTTTACTGGCAACCAGTGGTATTGATCCAGTAATAAGACTGTGGAGTCCATTGCCCGAA GACGACAAACCGAATGTGCGAATCGTTTCGGATCCAGACGGAGCCGCGCGCATGAATCAGATTCGGATGTACAGCGATCCAATCGCATTAATGATGATGAACATAAGCAACAATGCGGCGAGAGAGAGTTCGCAGCTCTATGAAGAAGAGAGCGAAGCCGAGGATCAGAATGACccactttattttcatc GTTAA
- the LOC122411471 gene encoding WD and tetratricopeptide repeats protein 1-like isoform X3: MDTYFGCKPPIPKLIDLVREREIRESTARILTSKRNVTRDLVYRLGLERELEGHQGCVNCLDWSDTGEILASASDDMHIFLWNPFLHKKICSFNTGHSGNIFSVNFMPKSNNNIVASGAADSKVKVFNLTLSEVLHACSCHGDRVKRLATAENTPHLFWSAAEDGLVLQHDLRAPHTCSADDKAILIDLIAHIGRDAEAKCVAVNPMRSELVAVGANDPYIRMYDRRMIKVSQPTVEIFATSDTAPADPRMREKGHSDENIPFDCAQYFISGHLLCRPVNNLRTYAATYVKFSQDGNELLVNMGNEQVYLFDLINARYNKLLYIPRLDPSGSVDDSAHIKQLLRSSLYGTVSDNTKDYPALNVKDLPQHAEELKLEANNKFQTKNYLAAINLYNKALEYCPTASVLYGNRAAALMKRHWDGDDYAALRDCQTTLLLDPEHVKAHFRLSRCFLELHRPDEAWRVVIDFITKFPDYSSNSALRALKKDIVNAIEANKQGSSYAHGQTLSMYETAWRLRTIDYKFRYCGHSNTTTDIKEANFFGSDGQYIIAGSDDANIFIWDRYTTNIVKIIAGDSRIVNCIQPHPSACLLATSGIDPVIRLWSPLPEDDKPNVRIVSDPDGAARMNQIRMYSDPIALMMMNISNNAARESSQLYEEESEAEDQNDPLYFHRTCRPS, translated from the exons ATGGACACGTATTTTGGCTGCAAACCTCCGATACCAAAATTGATAGATCTGGTCAGAGAAAGGGAAATCAGG GAATCAACTGCTCGAATTTTGACCTCAAAAAGAAACGTCACACGGGATCTTGTTTATCGTTTAGGTCTGGAAAGAGAATTGGAGGGGCATCAAGGATGCGTCAATTGTTTAGATTGGAGCGATACAGGAGA GATTCTTGCTTCTGCTTCGGATGACATGcatatttttttgtggaaTCCTTTTTTACACAAGAAAATATGCTCATTCAACACTGGTCACAGCGGAAATATATTCTCCGTAAAC TTCATGCCAAAATCGAACAACAATATTGTGGCTTCGGGAGCTGCTGATTCAAAAGTGAAGGTGTTCAATTTAACACTCTCCGAGGTTTTGCATGCTTGTTCGTGTCACGGGGATCGTGTAAAGAGATTAGCAACGGCAGAAAATACGCCTCATTTGTTTTGGAGCGCGGCGGAAGACGGCCTTGTGCTTCAGCACGATTTACGTGCCCCGCATACGTGCTCCGCTGACGATAAAGCGATACTCATCGATTTAATAGCTCATATAGGACGCGACGCTGAAGCTAAGTGTGTCGCGGTCAATCCTATGCGATCGGAACTTGTAGCTGTCGGCGCTAATGATCCTTACATCAGAATGTACGATCGTAGAATGATCAAAGTCAGCCAG CCCACAGTTGAGATATTTGCAACCAGCGATACCGCTCCCGCGGATCCGAGAATGCGCGAAAAAGGCCATTCGGATGAAAATATCCCGTTCGATTGCGCCCAGTATTTCATTTCGG GTCATCTCCTTTGCAGACCTGTGAATAACTTGAGAACCTATGCAGCTACTTACGTCAAGTTTTCTCAGGATGGAAACGAACTTCTTGTCAATATGGGAAACGAACAGGTTTATTTATTCGACCTAATCAATGCCAGGTACAACAAACTTTTGTACATACCACGTTTGGATCCCTCCGGTTCAGTAGACG ATAGTGCCCATATAAAACAACTGCTGCGGAGCTCGTTGTATGGTACAGTCTCTGACAACACCAAGGATTATCCTGCTCTTAATGTCAAAGATTTGCCTCAACACGCGGAGGAGCTCAAACTTGAA GCGAATAACAAATTCCAAACGAAAAATTATCTGGCTGCGATTAATCTGTACAACAAAGCTCTTGAATATTGTCCAACAGCATCGGTGCTTTATGGCAACAGAGCTGCAGCTTTGATGAAAAGACATTG GGACGGTGACGATTATGCAGCACTCCGAGATTGTCAAACGACGCTGCTTCTCGATCCTGAACACGTCAAGGCTCACTTCAG ATTATCTCGATGTTTTCTCGAACTGCATCGTCCGGACGAGGCGTGGAGAGTGGTGATTGAttttatcaccaaatttcccGACTACTCCTCAAATTCTGCGCTACGCGCTCTCAAGAAGGACATTGTGAATGCGATTGAAGCCA ATAAGCAAGGTTCAAGTTATGCTCATGGACAAACATTGTCGATGTACGAGACTGCCTGGAGATTACGAACGATCGATTATAAATTTAGATATTGTGGTCACAGCAACACAACGACCGATATCAAAGAAGCCAATTTTTTCGGCAG cGATGGACAGTACATAATAGCAGGTTCGGACGACgctaatattttcatttgggaTCGTTATACGACCAATATAGTGAAAATAATAGCCGGTGATTCAAGGATCGTTAATTGCATCCAGCCCCATCCATCAGCCTGTTTACTGGCAACCAGTGGTATTGATCCAGTAATAAGACTGTGGAGTCCATTGCCCGAA GACGACAAACCGAATGTGCGAATCGTTTCGGATCCAGACGGAGCCGCGCGCATGAATCAGATTCGGATGTACAGCGATCCAATCGCATTAATGATGATGAACATAAGCAACAATGCGGCGAGAGAGAGTTCGCAGCTCTATGAAGAAGAGAGCGAAGCCGAGGATCAGAATGACccactttattttcatcgtaCGTGCAGACCGAGTTAA
- the LOC122411471 gene encoding WD and tetratricopeptide repeats protein 1-like isoform X1 has translation MEKHTLDNDVAQFSFAFIQHLPTKMDTYFGCKPPIPKLIDLVREREIRESTARILTSKRNVTRDLVYRLGLERELEGHQGCVNCLDWSDTGEILASASDDMHIFLWNPFLHKKICSFNTGHSGNIFSVNFMPKSNNNIVASGAADSKVKVFNLTLSEVLHACSCHGDRVKRLATAENTPHLFWSAAEDGLVLQHDLRAPHTCSADDKAILIDLIAHIGRDAEAKCVAVNPMRSELVAVGANDPYIRMYDRRMIKVSQPTVEIFATSDTAPADPRMREKGHSDENIPFDCAQYFISGHLLCRPVNNLRTYAATYVKFSQDGNELLVNMGNEQVYLFDLINARYNKLLYIPRLDPSGSVDDSAHIKQLLRSSLYGTVSDNTKDYPALNVKDLPQHAEELKLEANNKFQTKNYLAAINLYNKALEYCPTASVLYGNRAAALMKRHWDGDDYAALRDCQTTLLLDPEHVKAHFRLSRCFLELHRPDEAWRVVIDFITKFPDYSSNSALRALKKDIVNAIEANKQGSSYAHGQTLSMYETAWRLRTIDYKFRYCGHSNTTTDIKEANFFGSDGQYIIAGSDDANIFIWDRYTTNIVKIIAGDSRIVNCIQPHPSACLLATSGIDPVIRLWSPLPEDDKPNVRIVSDPDGAARMNQIRMYSDPIALMMMNISNNAARESSQLYEEESEAEDQNDPLYFHRTCRPS, from the exons ATGGAGAAACACACACTTGACAACGACGTTGCGCAATTCTCTTTTGCTTTTATCCAGCATTTACCCACG AAGATGGACACGTATTTTGGCTGCAAACCTCCGATACCAAAATTGATAGATCTGGTCAGAGAAAGGGAAATCAGG GAATCAACTGCTCGAATTTTGACCTCAAAAAGAAACGTCACACGGGATCTTGTTTATCGTTTAGGTCTGGAAAGAGAATTGGAGGGGCATCAAGGATGCGTCAATTGTTTAGATTGGAGCGATACAGGAGA GATTCTTGCTTCTGCTTCGGATGACATGcatatttttttgtggaaTCCTTTTTTACACAAGAAAATATGCTCATTCAACACTGGTCACAGCGGAAATATATTCTCCGTAAAC TTCATGCCAAAATCGAACAACAATATTGTGGCTTCGGGAGCTGCTGATTCAAAAGTGAAGGTGTTCAATTTAACACTCTCCGAGGTTTTGCATGCTTGTTCGTGTCACGGGGATCGTGTAAAGAGATTAGCAACGGCAGAAAATACGCCTCATTTGTTTTGGAGCGCGGCGGAAGACGGCCTTGTGCTTCAGCACGATTTACGTGCCCCGCATACGTGCTCCGCTGACGATAAAGCGATACTCATCGATTTAATAGCTCATATAGGACGCGACGCTGAAGCTAAGTGTGTCGCGGTCAATCCTATGCGATCGGAACTTGTAGCTGTCGGCGCTAATGATCCTTACATCAGAATGTACGATCGTAGAATGATCAAAGTCAGCCAG CCCACAGTTGAGATATTTGCAACCAGCGATACCGCTCCCGCGGATCCGAGAATGCGCGAAAAAGGCCATTCGGATGAAAATATCCCGTTCGATTGCGCCCAGTATTTCATTTCGG GTCATCTCCTTTGCAGACCTGTGAATAACTTGAGAACCTATGCAGCTACTTACGTCAAGTTTTCTCAGGATGGAAACGAACTTCTTGTCAATATGGGAAACGAACAGGTTTATTTATTCGACCTAATCAATGCCAGGTACAACAAACTTTTGTACATACCACGTTTGGATCCCTCCGGTTCAGTAGACG ATAGTGCCCATATAAAACAACTGCTGCGGAGCTCGTTGTATGGTACAGTCTCTGACAACACCAAGGATTATCCTGCTCTTAATGTCAAAGATTTGCCTCAACACGCGGAGGAGCTCAAACTTGAA GCGAATAACAAATTCCAAACGAAAAATTATCTGGCTGCGATTAATCTGTACAACAAAGCTCTTGAATATTGTCCAACAGCATCGGTGCTTTATGGCAACAGAGCTGCAGCTTTGATGAAAAGACATTG GGACGGTGACGATTATGCAGCACTCCGAGATTGTCAAACGACGCTGCTTCTCGATCCTGAACACGTCAAGGCTCACTTCAG ATTATCTCGATGTTTTCTCGAACTGCATCGTCCGGACGAGGCGTGGAGAGTGGTGATTGAttttatcaccaaatttcccGACTACTCCTCAAATTCTGCGCTACGCGCTCTCAAGAAGGACATTGTGAATGCGATTGAAGCCA ATAAGCAAGGTTCAAGTTATGCTCATGGACAAACATTGTCGATGTACGAGACTGCCTGGAGATTACGAACGATCGATTATAAATTTAGATATTGTGGTCACAGCAACACAACGACCGATATCAAAGAAGCCAATTTTTTCGGCAG cGATGGACAGTACATAATAGCAGGTTCGGACGACgctaatattttcatttgggaTCGTTATACGACCAATATAGTGAAAATAATAGCCGGTGATTCAAGGATCGTTAATTGCATCCAGCCCCATCCATCAGCCTGTTTACTGGCAACCAGTGGTATTGATCCAGTAATAAGACTGTGGAGTCCATTGCCCGAA GACGACAAACCGAATGTGCGAATCGTTTCGGATCCAGACGGAGCCGCGCGCATGAATCAGATTCGGATGTACAGCGATCCAATCGCATTAATGATGATGAACATAAGCAACAATGCGGCGAGAGAGAGTTCGCAGCTCTATGAAGAAGAGAGCGAAGCCGAGGATCAGAATGACccactttattttcatcgtaCGTGCAGACCGAGTTAA
- the TfIIA-L gene encoding transcription initiation factor IIA subunit 1 isoform X2 — protein MALSQTSVLKLYNTVIEDVIAGVRESFLDEGVDEQVLQELKQIWESKLLSNKAVELNPDPPEPQPPQLASHKSSNSSKASNAANHFAQQQQQQQVATASSTTAPVQQPPTVIQQQQQAPAPPQQQIQPQPQQVQQQIQPQSVPQLQQQQQTTRTIQQHSTPGIPIQQHSTIPVQQQVVTAPPTLYERQVPIQITLPGPADSADGKPKVLTIQVPASAIQGNQLHTILTGPVITAAMGFPTDVASRLLQQHVDKTLQGQAALAPMQINQPIQVITQNTNNVQPVSQLPVQSQGTQGNMTQLDGPMGDSSDDDEEEEEDDNDDDDDDIDKDEEENDEAGACEEEPLNSEDDVTDDDPTDLFDTDNVVVCQYDKITRSRNKWKFYLKDGIMNLSGKDYVFQKANGDAEW, from the exons ATGGCCCTTAGCCAAACAAGCGTG CTAAAACTTTACAATACGGTGATCGAAGATGTTATTGCCGGAGTGCGGGAATCCTTTCTCGATGAAGGAGTTGACGAACAAGTTTTGCAGGAGCTCAAGCAAATCTGGGAGTCTAAACTTTTATCCAATAAGGCTGTGGAATTGAATCCTGATCCGCCTGAACCTCAACCACCTCAACTTGCTTCTCATAAATCATCAAATTCATCGAAAG CTTCAAATGCAGCAAATCATTTTGctcaacaacaacagcagcagcaagtCGCTACGGCATCCTCAACAACAGCCCCTGTGCAACAACCTCCCACAGTAattcaacaacaacaacaagcaCCAGCTCCGCCCCAACAACAAATACAGCCACAACCTCAACAAGTTCAACAACAAATCCAACCACAATCTGTACCACAGCtccaacaacaacagcagacAACTCGTACGATTCAACAACACTCAACCCCTGGAATCCCGATTCAACAACATTCTACCATACCTGTTCAACAACAAGTGGTGACGGCTCCTCCGACCCTCTATGAACGACAAGTTCCCATTCAAATTACGTTACCTGGGCCAGCCGACTCTGCCGATGGAAAACCCAAAGTTCTTACAATTCAAGTGCCCGCTTCGGCAATTCAAG GAAATCAGTTGCATACGATTCTCACAGGCCCTGTAATTACGGCCGCAATGGGTTTTCCGACGGACGTTGCCTCTAGGCTGCTTCAACAACATGTTGACAAAACTCTCCAAGGACAGGCTGCACTAGCACCCATGCAAATCAATCAGCCCATTCAAGTTATTACTCAAAATACTAATAACGTGCAGCCAGTGTCTCAGTTACCGGTACAAAGCCAA GGAACTCAAGGTAACATGACACAATTGGACGGTCCAATGGGTGATTCTTCCGACGACgatgaggaggaagaggaggatgataacgatgacgatgacgatgatatTGATAAGGATGAGGAAGAAAATGATGAGGCTGGTGCTTGTGAAGAG GAACCCCTCAATTCGGAAGATGACGTCACGGATGACGATCCAACCGACCTCTTCGACACGGACAATGTGGTTGTTTGTCAATACGACAAG ATTACAAGAAGCAGAAACAAATGGAAATTCTACTTGAAGGATGGAATTATGAACTTGAGCGGCAAGGATTACGTTTTCCAGAAGGCAAATGGTGACGCGGAATGGTGA
- the TfIIA-L gene encoding transcription initiation factor IIA subunit 1 isoform X1: protein MALSQTSVLKLYNTVIEDVIAGVRESFLDEGVDEQVLQELKQIWESKLLSNKAVELNPDPPEPQPPQLASHKSSNSSKGRSSNAANHFAQQQQQQQVATASSTTAPVQQPPTVIQQQQQAPAPPQQQIQPQPQQVQQQIQPQSVPQLQQQQQTTRTIQQHSTPGIPIQQHSTIPVQQQVVTAPPTLYERQVPIQITLPGPADSADGKPKVLTIQVPASAIQGNQLHTILTGPVITAAMGFPTDVASRLLQQHVDKTLQGQAALAPMQINQPIQVITQNTNNVQPVSQLPVQSQGTQGNMTQLDGPMGDSSDDDEEEEEDDNDDDDDDIDKDEEENDEAGACEEEPLNSEDDVTDDDPTDLFDTDNVVVCQYDKITRSRNKWKFYLKDGIMNLSGKDYVFQKANGDAEW from the exons ATGGCCCTTAGCCAAACAAGCGTG CTAAAACTTTACAATACGGTGATCGAAGATGTTATTGCCGGAGTGCGGGAATCCTTTCTCGATGAAGGAGTTGACGAACAAGTTTTGCAGGAGCTCAAGCAAATCTGGGAGTCTAAACTTTTATCCAATAAGGCTGTGGAATTGAATCCTGATCCGCCTGAACCTCAACCACCTCAACTTGCTTCTCATAAATCATCAAATTCATCGAAAGGTAGAT CTTCAAATGCAGCAAATCATTTTGctcaacaacaacagcagcagcaagtCGCTACGGCATCCTCAACAACAGCCCCTGTGCAACAACCTCCCACAGTAattcaacaacaacaacaagcaCCAGCTCCGCCCCAACAACAAATACAGCCACAACCTCAACAAGTTCAACAACAAATCCAACCACAATCTGTACCACAGCtccaacaacaacagcagacAACTCGTACGATTCAACAACACTCAACCCCTGGAATCCCGATTCAACAACATTCTACCATACCTGTTCAACAACAAGTGGTGACGGCTCCTCCGACCCTCTATGAACGACAAGTTCCCATTCAAATTACGTTACCTGGGCCAGCCGACTCTGCCGATGGAAAACCCAAAGTTCTTACAATTCAAGTGCCCGCTTCGGCAATTCAAG GAAATCAGTTGCATACGATTCTCACAGGCCCTGTAATTACGGCCGCAATGGGTTTTCCGACGGACGTTGCCTCTAGGCTGCTTCAACAACATGTTGACAAAACTCTCCAAGGACAGGCTGCACTAGCACCCATGCAAATCAATCAGCCCATTCAAGTTATTACTCAAAATACTAATAACGTGCAGCCAGTGTCTCAGTTACCGGTACAAAGCCAA GGAACTCAAGGTAACATGACACAATTGGACGGTCCAATGGGTGATTCTTCCGACGACgatgaggaggaagaggaggatgataacgatgacgatgacgatgatatTGATAAGGATGAGGAAGAAAATGATGAGGCTGGTGCTTGTGAAGAG GAACCCCTCAATTCGGAAGATGACGTCACGGATGACGATCCAACCGACCTCTTCGACACGGACAATGTGGTTGTTTGTCAATACGACAAG ATTACAAGAAGCAGAAACAAATGGAAATTCTACTTGAAGGATGGAATTATGAACTTGAGCGGCAAGGATTACGTTTTCCAGAAGGCAAATGGTGACGCGGAATGGTGA